The Candidatus Pelagibacter sp. IMCC9063 genome has a window encoding:
- a CDS encoding HU family DNA-binding protein yields the protein MEKKTFVKKELIQELQSKYPKILNADIEKTVEGIFKYLSNQLASGHNVEIRGFGMLKTKATKPRTARNPKSGESVEVPAKRKISWKSSKLLNININEEINN from the coding sequence ATGGAAAAGAAGACTTTTGTTAAAAAAGAACTCATTCAAGAGTTACAATCTAAATATCCAAAAATTTTAAACGCTGATATAGAAAAAACTGTAGAAGGGATTTTTAAATATCTGTCCAATCAATTAGCTTCTGGGCACAATGTTGAAATAAGAGGTTTTGGAATGTTAAAAACTAAAGCTACAAAGCCAAGGACAGCACGTAATCCTAAATCTGGAGAATCTGTTGAAGTCCCTGCTAAACGAAAGATAAGTTGGAAAAGCTCCAAGCTATTAAACATTAATATCAACGAAGAGATTAATAATTGA